The Acidaminococcales bacterium genome contains the following window.
CGACATAAGCGTTTCCCGCCTGCACGCCTTCATCGTAAATGAAAACGGACGCCATGTGCTCTACGACGGCAAAAGCACGAACGGCACATTTTTGAACGGCCAGCGGATAAGCCAAAAAATTTTGCGGCATGGCGACTTGATAAAGACCGGCAATACGGTCATTGTTTATGAATTGCAATAAAGGCCCGCGTTTGCGCGGGGCAGCGGGGCGTTAGGGCGCGGGCTTGGGGAGCTTGGCAAAAGGTGGGGGCGTATGAAGGTATTCGGCAGGACGGATCGCGGCCTTGTGCGTGAAAACAATGAAGACAGCATATTGGCCGAACCGAATTTGTGCATAGTGGCGGACGGGATGGGCGGGCATTTGGCCGGCGAGATAGCGAGCCGGGACGCCATAACGTGCGCGAACGAATTTATCGGCGCCCATGAAGGGCACGACCGTTTGTTTGTTATTGCCGAAGCGGTCAGGTACGCCAACAAATACATTTTCAACAAAGCGCAAAGAGAGGCCCTCTGCCAGGGGATGGGCACTACCCTTACCCTGGCCAGCGTCGCGGGGGACAAACTTTTTTACGCCCATGTCGGCGACAGCCGGTTGTATTTGTTCCGGAACGCGAAATTGGAACGCATAACCGCTGATCACTCATTCGTCGCGCAGCTTTTGGCATCCGGGCAAATAACGCCTGAGGAGGCCGCCGTGCATCCCAGCAAGAACGTTATTACCAAAGCGGTCGGCGCCGCGCCCGATATTGCGCCTGATACTGGCTGCGTCGACCTTTTGGCGAAAGACGTTTTCCTTGTTTGTTCCGACGGCCTGACCAATATGCTGACGGACGAGGCGATTGCCGAAATTATCGGCAAAAGCCCGGGCGATCCGGAAGAGGCGGCCGTCCGCCTGATTGACGCCGCCAACGCGGCGGGCGGATTCGACAACATAAGCGTTATATGTATGCAATACTGATGGCGAGGCT
Protein-coding sequences here:
- a CDS encoding Stp1/IreP family PP2C-type Ser/Thr phosphatase, whose translation is MKVFGRTDRGLVRENNEDSILAEPNLCIVADGMGGHLAGEIASRDAITCANEFIGAHEGHDRLFVIAEAVRYANKYIFNKAQREALCQGMGTTLTLASVAGDKLFYAHVGDSRLYLFRNAKLERITADHSFVAQLLASGQITPEEAAVHPSKNVITKAVGAAPDIAPDTGCVDLLAKDVFLVCSDGLTNMLTDEAIAEIIGKSPGDPEEAAVRLIDAANAAGGFDNISVICMQY